From Micromonospora sp. NBC_01699, a single genomic window includes:
- a CDS encoding roadblock/LC7 domain-containing protein, with product MTSPRNDLPRPSTTVHSPQDFAWLIGRFAAETSGVTHALLVSLDGLQLVASEAVPRDLGDQLAALTSGLLSMADRSAALLDLGLSEYLTVRLPGGHLLFMRVGDSAGLAVAATSGCDLRVVAYQMTKFVASVGHLLSPQMRNDLQRRTASQGAG from the coding sequence ATGACCAGCCCCCGCAATGATCTTCCGCGTCCGTCGACCACGGTCCACTCGCCACAGGACTTCGCCTGGCTGATCGGGCGGTTCGCGGCCGAGACCTCGGGGGTGACGCACGCCCTGCTGGTCAGCCTGGACGGGCTGCAACTCGTCGCCTCCGAGGCGGTGCCGCGCGACCTCGGCGACCAGCTGGCCGCGTTGACCTCCGGCCTGCTCAGCATGGCCGATCGCAGCGCCGCCCTGCTCGACCTGGGCCTGTCCGAGTACCTTACGGTCCGCCTTCCCGGTGGGCACCTGCTGTTCATGCGGGTGGGTGACTCGGCCGGGCTCGCCGTGGCGGCCACCAGCGGCTGCGACCTGCGGGTGGTGGCGTACCAGATGACAAAGTTCGTGGCCTCGGTCGGTCACCTGCTCAGCCCACAGATGCGCAACGACCTGCAACGGCGGACCGCGAGCCAGGGCGCCGGCTGA
- a CDS encoding sensor histidine kinase — protein sequence MNRPGGLRRRVARWLDPSMDDGFTPGPTGAYEAAPPAVPGPDASAAQAWPALCEQFALRILSAAYQTGGQLAAVEADEQDPGRLAQFYRIDHANTRIRRQAENLLVLAGRTVDDAGRQVTSLLDVVRAATSAIEHYPRVRLGVIAHLAVVDFAADDVIRVLTEVLDNAARFSPPTAPVTVSAHLTEAGSVLLRVEDIGLGFGPAQLVDVNAMLASTAPVAVIESGASRLGLLVVQRLAAAHRIGVRLTARPTGGTTATVLLPAGLLCEIPSAPEPPVPLPPVRQHPSPGQHPSPGQLPPPSQFSVGPRNGSDPAGPRTGTDPAGPRNGSDPFGPRTASDPFGPRNGSDPAGSRNGSDPAGSRNGGGPAGSRGGGGVSGVRGGLPRREPASLRGDMPPPRPAAPAGPTVGSDQLAWPDETIDFAAGFRDGREPHSSNRSEGHRDDQPPQ from the coding sequence ATGAACCGGCCGGGTGGACTACGACGTCGGGTCGCCCGCTGGCTGGACCCGTCCATGGACGACGGGTTCACGCCCGGCCCGACCGGCGCGTACGAGGCCGCTCCGCCCGCCGTACCCGGTCCGGATGCCAGCGCCGCACAGGCCTGGCCGGCGCTCTGTGAACAGTTCGCCCTGCGGATCCTGTCCGCCGCCTACCAGACCGGCGGCCAGCTCGCGGCGGTCGAGGCGGACGAGCAGGATCCGGGCCGGCTGGCCCAGTTCTACCGGATCGACCACGCCAACACCCGGATCCGCCGGCAGGCGGAGAACCTGCTGGTGCTCGCCGGCCGTACGGTCGACGACGCCGGCCGGCAGGTCACCTCGCTGCTCGACGTCGTACGGGCGGCGACCTCCGCGATCGAGCACTACCCCCGGGTACGCCTCGGCGTGATCGCCCATCTCGCCGTGGTCGACTTCGCGGCCGACGACGTGATCCGGGTGCTCACCGAGGTGTTGGACAACGCGGCCCGGTTCTCCCCGCCGACCGCGCCGGTCACCGTGTCGGCCCACCTGACCGAGGCGGGCAGTGTGCTGCTGCGGGTCGAGGACATCGGGCTGGGCTTCGGCCCCGCGCAACTCGTCGACGTCAACGCCATGCTGGCCAGCACCGCCCCGGTGGCCGTGATCGAGTCCGGCGCCAGCCGGCTGGGCCTGCTGGTGGTGCAGCGGCTCGCCGCCGCGCACCGGATCGGCGTACGGCTGACCGCCCGACCCACCGGCGGTACGACCGCGACCGTGCTGCTGCCCGCCGGACTGCTCTGCGAGATCCCGTCGGCACCGGAGCCCCCGGTCCCACTCCCACCCGTCCGCCAACACCCTTCACCCGGCCAACACCCTTCACCCGGCCAACTTCCACCGCCCAGCCAGTTCTCGGTGGGACCGCGCAACGGCAGTGATCCGGCAGGACCGCGTACCGGCACTGATCCGGCGGGCCCGCGCAATGGCAGCGATCCTTTCGGTCCGCGCACTGCCAGCGATCCTTTCGGTCCGCGTAACGGGAGCGATCCGGCCGGTTCGCGTAACGGGAGCGATCCGGCCGGTTCGCGTAACGGCGGTGGCCCGGCCGGTTCGCGTGGCGGGGGTGGGGTGTCGGGTGTCCGGGGCGGTCTGCCCCGGCGTGAACCGGCCAGCCTGCGCGGGGACATGCCGCCGCCCCGACCGGCGGCACCGGCCGGACCGACCGTCGGGTCCGACCAGCTCGCCTGGCCGGACGAGACGATCGACTTCGCCGCCGGGTTCCGCGATGGGCGGGAACCCCACTCCAGCAACCGTTCCGAAGGACACCGTGATGACCAGCCCCCGCAATGA
- a CDS encoding SDR family NAD(P)-dependent oxidoreductase: protein MGVFRIDGATALVTGGSSGIGAAAARQLAGAGAKVFLAGRDATRLTELADRIGGTAVIGDLTEPAGAADLAERVLTEAGRVDVLVNNAGQGWAGPVTGMTEPDIARMVALNLTAPILLTRAVLPDMLARGRGHLGFVGSIAGRLGVREEAVYSATKAGLSVFADSLRQETAGHGIVVTELVPAVVDTPFFVRRGRPYDRRSPRPVPPERASAALLTAMFAGRPETYLPTWLRLPIALRATLPHTYRTLSHRWS from the coding sequence ATGGGAGTTTTCCGCATCGACGGCGCCACGGCGCTGGTCACCGGTGGGTCGTCCGGCATCGGCGCGGCGGCGGCGCGGCAACTGGCCGGCGCCGGCGCCAAGGTCTTCCTCGCCGGCCGGGACGCCACCCGGCTCACCGAACTCGCCGACCGAATCGGCGGTACGGCGGTGATCGGCGACCTGACCGAACCGGCCGGTGCGGCCGACCTGGCCGAGCGGGTGCTGACCGAGGCCGGGCGGGTCGACGTGCTGGTCAACAACGCCGGTCAGGGCTGGGCCGGGCCGGTGACCGGGATGACCGAGCCCGACATCGCGCGCATGGTCGCGCTCAACCTGACCGCGCCGATCCTGCTGACCCGTGCCGTACTGCCCGACATGCTGGCCCGGGGCCGGGGACATCTCGGTTTCGTCGGCTCGATCGCCGGTCGGCTCGGCGTACGCGAGGAGGCGGTCTACTCGGCGACCAAGGCCGGGCTGAGCGTCTTCGCCGACAGCCTGCGCCAGGAGACGGCCGGACACGGGATAGTCGTCACCGAACTCGTACCGGCCGTCGTGGACACCCCGTTCTTCGTACGCCGGGGTCGCCCCTACGACCGCCGCTCCCCACGGCCGGTGCCCCCCGAGCGCGCCTCAGCCGCCCTGCTCACCGCCATGTTCGCCGGCCGCCCCGAGACCTACCTCCCCACCTGGCTCCGCCTCCCCATAGCCCTCCGAGCCACCCTCCCCCACACCTACCGAACCCTCTCCCACCGCTGGAGCTAA
- the hpnH gene encoding adenosyl-hopene transferase HpnH, producing MSMPLRQSIRVGRYLIGQKLRRKQYFPLLVELEPLFACNLACAGCGKIQHPADVLKRRMPVEQAVGAVMESGAPMVSIAGGEPLMHPQIDVIVNELVKRRKFVFLCTNAALLIKKLDKFRPSPYFSFAVHIDGLKERHDASVCKDGVFDEAVAAVKEAKRRGFRVTSNTTFFSTDTPQTVIEVLDYLNDELAVDQMMLSPAYAYDKAPDQEHFLGVEETRSMFSKAFADGRRRKWRLNHSPLFLDFLEGKVDFPCTAWAIPSYSLFGWQRPCYLMNDGYTKTYKELIETTDWETYGRGRDSRCANCMAHCGYEPTAVLATMNSLTQSIRALRSAS from the coding sequence ATGAGTATGCCGTTGCGTCAGAGCATCCGGGTCGGCCGCTACCTGATCGGGCAGAAGCTGCGCCGTAAGCAGTATTTCCCGCTGCTGGTGGAGTTGGAGCCGCTGTTCGCCTGCAATCTCGCCTGCGCCGGCTGTGGCAAGATCCAGCACCCGGCCGACGTACTGAAACGGCGGATGCCGGTGGAGCAGGCGGTCGGGGCGGTGATGGAGTCCGGGGCACCGATGGTCTCGATCGCCGGTGGCGAGCCGTTGATGCACCCGCAGATCGACGTCATCGTCAACGAGCTGGTCAAGCGCCGCAAGTTCGTCTTCCTCTGCACCAACGCGGCCCTGCTGATCAAGAAGCTGGACAAGTTCCGGCCGTCGCCGTACTTCTCCTTCGCCGTGCACATCGACGGCCTGAAGGAACGGCACGACGCCTCGGTCTGCAAGGACGGCGTCTTCGACGAGGCGGTGGCGGCGGTCAAGGAGGCGAAGCGGCGCGGCTTCCGGGTCACCAGCAACACCACGTTCTTCTCCACCGACACCCCGCAGACCGTGATCGAGGTGCTCGACTACCTCAACGACGAACTCGCCGTCGACCAGATGATGCTCTCCCCGGCGTACGCCTACGACAAGGCGCCGGACCAGGAACACTTCCTCGGGGTGGAGGAGACCCGGTCGATGTTCAGCAAGGCGTTCGCGGACGGCCGGCGGCGCAAGTGGCGGCTCAACCACTCGCCGCTGTTCCTGGACTTCCTTGAGGGCAAGGTCGACTTCCCGTGCACCGCCTGGGCGATCCCGTCGTACTCGCTGTTCGGCTGGCAGCGCCCCTGCTACCTGATGAACGACGGCTACACCAAAACGTACAAGGAGCTCATCGAAACCACCGACTGGGAAACCTACGGCCGGGGCCGCGACTCCCGCTGCGCCAACTGCATGGCCCACTGCGGCTACGAACCCACCGCCGTCCTAGCCACCATGAACTCCCTAACCCAATCCATCCGAGCCCTCCGCTCCGCCTCCTAA
- the ispH gene encoding 4-hydroxy-3-methylbut-2-enyl diphosphate reductase, with protein sequence MTEWAAATTVREVVLASPRSFCAGVERAIAVVEQALDRHGAPVYVRKQIVHNTHVIDDLRRRGAVFVDELTEVPDGAVTVFSAHGVSTEVRETAATRGLPVIDATCPLVTKVHNEARRFTGQGRTVLLIGHAGHEETEGTLGEVPGGITLVQSPREAERVEVADPGRVSYLVQTTLAVDEVSGVLDVLRRRFPALTGPSSDDICYATTNRQVSLRAIADDADLVLVVGSANSSNSLRLVEVASRAGTPAHLVDDVGAVDLRWLAGARTVGVTAGASAPPHLVDQTVEALVGLGARAVRERTTSTEDVHFTLPKEKRPR encoded by the coding sequence CTGACCGAGTGGGCGGCGGCGACCACCGTACGGGAGGTGGTGCTCGCCTCGCCCCGGTCGTTCTGCGCCGGGGTGGAACGGGCCATCGCCGTGGTCGAGCAGGCCCTGGACCGGCACGGTGCACCGGTCTACGTGCGCAAGCAGATAGTGCACAACACCCACGTCATTGACGACCTGCGGCGGCGCGGTGCGGTGTTCGTGGACGAGTTGACCGAGGTGCCGGACGGCGCGGTCACCGTCTTCTCCGCACACGGCGTCTCCACCGAGGTACGCGAAACCGCCGCCACCCGTGGGCTGCCGGTGATCGACGCGACCTGCCCGCTGGTGACGAAGGTGCACAACGAGGCGCGCCGGTTCACCGGCCAGGGCCGTACGGTGCTGCTGATCGGTCACGCCGGACACGAGGAGACCGAGGGCACGCTCGGCGAGGTGCCCGGCGGGATCACCCTGGTGCAGAGCCCCCGCGAGGCCGAACGGGTCGAGGTGGCCGACCCCGGTCGGGTCTCCTACCTGGTGCAGACCACCCTCGCGGTGGACGAGGTGAGCGGGGTGCTGGACGTACTGCGCCGCCGCTTCCCGGCGCTGACCGGGCCCTCCTCCGACGACATCTGCTACGCCACCACCAACCGCCAGGTCTCGCTCCGGGCGATCGCCGACGATGCGGACCTGGTGCTGGTGGTCGGCTCGGCGAACTCCTCGAACTCACTCCGGCTGGTCGAGGTGGCCAGCCGGGCCGGCACCCCCGCCCACCTGGTCGACGACGTCGGCGCGGTGGACCTGCGCTGGCTCGCCGGTGCCCGCACCGTCGGCGTCACCGCCGGGGCGTCGGCTCCACCGCACCTGGTCGACCAGACCGTCGAGGCCCTGGTCGGGCTGGGTGCGCGGGCCGTACGGGAACGCACGACCAGTACCGAAGATGTGCATTTCACCCTGCCGAAGGAGAAACGTCCGCGATGA
- the shc gene encoding squalene--hopene cyclase, which translates to MATTRSSTGADAVPVAEPAVDGAVELGVEHAVDLAVAEAVDSAVLPSIGSVGGVAPGLPGEPAGDVDSAGADRRERLVAGLDRAREHLLAAQQPGGWWQGELATNVTMEAEDLLMRQFLGIRTDEETEATARWIRGRQQGDGSWANFHGGPGDLSTTIEAYAALRLAGDQVDDDHLRLAREFVLAHGGIERSRVFTRIWLALFGEWSWDRIPAVPPEVVLLPSWVPLNIYDFACWARQTIVPLSIVRSLRPVRPLGFALDELRTGVRTAPVTSLRTRTGWFQRLDGVLRGYDRHPVRAVRRNALRRAAEWIIARQEADGSWGGIQPPWVYSLIALHLLGYPLDHPVLRTGLAGLDRFTVREATPDGELRRLEACQSPVWDTALAVTALADAGLPGDHPALVRANRWLLDEEIRVGGDWAVRRPDLPPSGWAFEFDNDGYPDTDDTAEVLLALRRSDGDPRTPEALERGERWLRGMQCRDGGWGAFDADNTRTLARELPFCDFGEVIDPPTADVTAHVVEELCARGPSDSAAVRRGVAWLLRAQERDGSWFGRWGANHVYGTGAVVPALVAAGLPVDDPVLVRAVGWLHRAQNPDGGWGEDMRSYRDRSWRGRGDSTASQTAWALLALHATGAGDGEPARRGVDWLLATQRADGGWDEPQYTGTGFPGYFYINYHLYRLVFPISALGRILTTLPTGAGAGAAALAAVGAASGAATAADPAAGAVAADGSEPVRGRG; encoded by the coding sequence ATGGCCACCACCCGCTCGTCCACCGGGGCCGACGCCGTTCCCGTTGCCGAGCCGGCCGTCGACGGGGCGGTCGAACTCGGTGTCGAGCACGCCGTCGACCTGGCCGTCGCGGAGGCGGTCGACTCGGCCGTACTGCCGAGCATCGGCTCGGTGGGCGGCGTCGCGCCGGGACTGCCGGGGGAGCCGGCCGGTGACGTCGACTCGGCCGGAGCCGATCGGCGGGAGCGGCTGGTCGCCGGGCTCGACCGGGCACGCGAACACCTGCTCGCCGCCCAGCAGCCGGGCGGCTGGTGGCAGGGGGAACTGGCCACCAACGTGACCATGGAGGCCGAGGACCTGCTGATGCGGCAGTTCCTCGGGATCCGCACCGACGAGGAGACCGAGGCCACCGCCCGGTGGATCCGGGGTCGGCAGCAGGGCGACGGCAGCTGGGCCAACTTCCACGGCGGACCGGGTGACCTGTCCACCACCATCGAGGCGTACGCGGCGCTGCGGCTGGCCGGGGACCAGGTGGACGACGACCACCTGCGCCTGGCCCGCGAGTTCGTGCTCGCCCACGGCGGCATCGAACGCAGCCGGGTCTTCACCCGGATCTGGCTGGCCCTGTTCGGCGAATGGTCCTGGGACCGGATCCCGGCGGTCCCACCGGAGGTGGTGCTGCTGCCGTCCTGGGTGCCGCTGAACATCTACGACTTCGCCTGCTGGGCCCGGCAGACCATCGTGCCGCTGTCGATCGTCCGATCCCTGCGCCCGGTCCGCCCGCTCGGCTTCGCCCTGGACGAGCTGCGCACCGGCGTCCGTACGGCACCGGTCACCTCGCTGCGTACGCGTACCGGCTGGTTCCAGCGGCTCGACGGGGTGCTGCGCGGTTACGACCGACACCCGGTGCGGGCCGTACGCCGCAACGCGCTGCGCCGGGCCGCGGAGTGGATCATCGCCCGGCAGGAGGCGGACGGCTCCTGGGGCGGTATCCAACCACCGTGGGTCTACTCGCTGATCGCGCTGCACCTGCTCGGCTACCCGCTCGACCACCCGGTGCTGCGTACCGGGCTGGCCGGACTGGACCGGTTCACCGTGCGGGAGGCCACCCCGGACGGTGAACTGCGCCGGCTGGAGGCGTGCCAGTCCCCGGTCTGGGACACCGCGCTCGCGGTGACCGCGCTCGCCGACGCCGGCCTGCCGGGCGACCATCCGGCGCTGGTCCGGGCCAACCGCTGGCTGCTCGACGAGGAGATCCGGGTCGGCGGCGACTGGGCGGTCCGCCGGCCGGACCTGCCGCCGAGCGGCTGGGCGTTCGAGTTCGACAACGACGGCTACCCGGACACCGACGACACCGCCGAGGTGCTGCTGGCGCTGCGGCGAAGCGACGGCGACCCGCGTACGCCGGAAGCCCTGGAGCGGGGCGAGCGGTGGCTGCGCGGGATGCAGTGCCGCGACGGCGGCTGGGGGGCGTTCGACGCCGACAACACCCGTACGCTCGCCCGTGAGCTGCCGTTCTGCGACTTCGGTGAGGTGATCGACCCGCCCACCGCCGACGTCACCGCGCACGTGGTGGAGGAACTGTGCGCCCGTGGACCGTCCGACTCGGCGGCGGTCCGGCGCGGGGTGGCCTGGCTGCTGCGGGCCCAGGAACGCGACGGCTCCTGGTTCGGCCGCTGGGGCGCCAACCACGTGTACGGCACCGGCGCGGTGGTCCCCGCACTCGTCGCGGCGGGCCTACCGGTCGACGACCCGGTGCTGGTACGCGCCGTCGGCTGGCTGCACCGGGCGCAGAACCCGGACGGCGGCTGGGGTGAGGACATGCGGTCGTACCGGGACCGGTCCTGGCGGGGCCGGGGCGACTCGACCGCGTCGCAGACCGCCTGGGCGCTGCTGGCCCTGCACGCCACCGGAGCCGGCGACGGTGAGCCGGCCCGGCGCGGCGTCGACTGGCTGCTGGCGACCCAGCGCGCCGACGGCGGCTGGGACGAGCCGCAGTACACCGGCACCGGCTTCCCCGGCTACTTCTACATCAACTACCACCTCTACCGGCTGGTCTTCCCGATCAGCGCCCTCGGCCGCATCCTGACCACCCTCCCCACCGGTGCCGGTGCCGGTGCTGCGGCCCTGGCCGCCGTCGGCGCGGCCAGCGGTGCTGCCACCGCCGCCGACCCGGCTGCCGGTGCTGTCGCCGCCGACGGCTCGGAACCCGTCAGGGGGCGTGGGTGA
- a CDS encoding polyprenyl synthetase family protein, which translates to MTMTLPGFLAEVDTLVQPEIRAALDRIDERTRLTAGYQLGYWDAQGQPTTRGGGKGLRPALVLLSARAAGKTAEDALPGAVAVELVHNFSLLHDDVIDGDAERRHRPTAWAAFGIGPAILAGDALLSLAGDVLSAMPGHGGTWGLRYLNAAVRRLIAGQAADVAFEHRDTVTLDECLTMARDKTAALLSCSATLGAVLCGGPPALTLGLALYGDRLGLAFQLVDDLLGIWGEPAVTGKPVLSDLVARKKSVPVVRALTAGGTASDQLRELYATPGELSGSDLALAATLIEETGARDWTEKEADRLLTEALAELDRLTELGTTGGPDANTLADVHRELVEIARFMTGRDH; encoded by the coding sequence ATGACCATGACCTTGCCTGGCTTCCTGGCCGAGGTGGACACGCTCGTGCAGCCCGAGATCCGGGCGGCGCTCGACCGGATCGACGAACGCACCCGGTTGACCGCCGGCTACCAGCTCGGCTACTGGGACGCGCAGGGGCAGCCGACCACCCGTGGCGGTGGCAAAGGGCTGCGACCAGCCCTGGTACTGCTCTCCGCGCGGGCCGCCGGCAAGACCGCCGAGGACGCGCTGCCCGGCGCGGTGGCGGTGGAGCTGGTGCACAACTTCTCGCTGCTGCACGACGACGTGATCGACGGGGACGCCGAACGCCGGCACCGGCCGACCGCCTGGGCCGCGTTCGGCATCGGCCCGGCGATCCTGGCCGGCGACGCGCTGCTCAGCCTCGCCGGTGACGTCCTGTCGGCGATGCCGGGGCACGGCGGCACCTGGGGGCTGCGTTACCTGAACGCGGCGGTGCGCCGGCTGATCGCCGGCCAGGCCGCCGACGTGGCGTTCGAGCACCGGGACACGGTCACCCTGGACGAGTGTCTGACCATGGCCCGGGACAAGACCGCGGCCCTGCTGTCCTGCTCGGCGACCCTGGGCGCGGTGCTCTGCGGTGGCCCGCCCGCGCTCACCCTGGGCCTGGCCCTGTACGGCGACCGGCTCGGGCTGGCCTTCCAACTCGTCGACGACCTGCTCGGCATCTGGGGCGAACCGGCGGTCACCGGCAAACCGGTCCTGTCCGACCTGGTGGCGCGGAAGAAGTCGGTGCCGGTGGTCCGCGCCCTCACCGCCGGCGGTACGGCCAGCGACCAGCTCCGCGAGCTGTACGCCACCCCGGGCGAGCTGTCCGGCTCCGACCTGGCCCTGGCCGCCACCCTGATCGAGGAGACCGGGGCCCGGGACTGGACCGAGAAGGAGGCGGACCGGCTGCTCACCGAGGCCCTCGCCGAACTCGACCGGCTGACCGAACTCGGCACGACCGGCGGGCCGGACGCGAACACGCTGGCCGACGTACACCGGGAACTGGTGGAGATCGCCCGGTTCATGACCGGCCGGGACCACTGA